A single Anatilimnocola floriformis DNA region contains:
- a CDS encoding DUF1501 domain-containing protein: MFNQPLPHRRQFLQTAGLGFGSLALANMLHSEARADATPVGPLSTKEPHFPPKVKSIIWLFMTGAPSQVDTWDYKPELQKRDGQELAGSDPKTGFFTTSGKCLKSPFDWKQYGESGSWVSSIFPHLSQHVDKMCFLHSMYLRQNNHAPASIELMCGTNRPGLPALGAWMTYGLGSLNQDLPSYVVMHDTRPRGDDQIWSAGFLPKTYQALALDARRKEAIDNLLRDNKHTDEQQRAQLGLMKQLNQEHAATRPTQADLAARINSYELAYRMQMAAPEAMDLSKETAMTHAAYGMDKPECATFARQCLLARRLVERGVRFVQIFAGKGVGGDGSVNDVPWDCHTDVESNHKSCAMHTDQPAAALLADLAARGLLESTLVIWGGEFGRTSDSQGSKGRDHNPNGFTIWMAGAGVKAGLHYGATDEFGYKAVEKKVHVNDLHATLLKLLGLEHTKLTYRFNGRDFRLTDVAGEVLTEIIA; the protein is encoded by the coding sequence ATGTTCAACCAACCTCTCCCTCACCGCCGCCAGTTTCTCCAAACCGCCGGCCTCGGCTTCGGTTCACTCGCGCTGGCGAACATGCTCCACAGCGAAGCCCGTGCTGATGCGACTCCTGTCGGGCCGTTGTCAACGAAGGAGCCACATTTTCCGCCGAAGGTGAAGTCGATCATTTGGTTGTTCATGACCGGTGCGCCGTCGCAGGTCGATACGTGGGACTACAAACCAGAGCTGCAAAAGCGCGACGGCCAGGAACTCGCTGGTTCGGATCCAAAGACCGGCTTCTTCACGACGAGCGGCAAATGCCTGAAATCCCCCTTTGATTGGAAGCAGTACGGCGAATCCGGCAGTTGGGTCTCGAGCATCTTTCCGCATCTGTCGCAGCACGTCGACAAGATGTGCTTTTTGCATTCGATGTACTTGCGGCAGAACAATCACGCGCCGGCGTCGATCGAGCTGATGTGCGGCACGAACCGGCCCGGCCTGCCCGCGCTCGGGGCCTGGATGACGTATGGCCTCGGTTCGCTCAATCAGGATTTGCCGTCGTATGTGGTGATGCACGACACGCGGCCGCGCGGCGACGATCAGATTTGGTCGGCTGGTTTTTTGCCGAAGACGTATCAAGCCCTCGCGCTCGACGCGCGGCGGAAGGAAGCGATCGACAATCTGCTGCGCGACAACAAGCACACCGACGAGCAGCAGCGGGCTCAGCTCGGACTGATGAAGCAACTGAATCAAGAGCACGCCGCGACGCGCCCGACACAGGCCGATCTGGCCGCGCGGATCAACTCGTATGAGCTGGCCTATCGCATGCAAATGGCGGCGCCGGAAGCGATGGACCTGAGCAAAGAAACAGCAATGACGCACGCGGCGTACGGCATGGACAAGCCGGAGTGTGCGACGTTCGCTCGGCAGTGCTTGCTCGCGCGGCGACTCGTCGAGCGCGGCGTGCGGTTCGTGCAGATCTTCGCCGGCAAAGGCGTAGGCGGTGATGGCAGCGTGAACGACGTGCCGTGGGACTGCCACACTGACGTCGAATCGAATCACAAGTCGTGCGCCATGCACACCGATCAACCGGCGGCCGCGCTCCTCGCCGACTTGGCCGCTCGAGGCTTGCTCGAATCGACGCTCGTTATCTGGGGCGGTGAGTTCGGCCGCACCAGCGATTCGCAAGGCAGCAAGGGCCGCGACCATAATCCCAACGGCTTCACCATCTGGATGGCCGGTGCCGGCGTGAAAGCTGGTCTGCACTACGGCGCGACGGATGAATTCGGCTACAAAGCGGTTGAAAAGAAAGTCCACGTCAACGACCTGCACGCGACGCTTTTGAAACTCCTCGGCCTCGAACACACGAAGTTGACGTATCGCTTCAACGGGCGGGATTTTCGGTTAACGGATGTCGCGGGCGAGGTGCTGACGGAGATTATCGCTTAG